From the Desulfovibrio sp. JC010 genome, the window GTCCGCCCTGAAAAAAACAAAGCCCCCGGCACATACGCACCGGGGGCAGCAAGCAAAACAAATCCTATAATAAATCTATGAAGTAAGCCCGTGAACGGAATCGCGGACCCAGAAAAGCAGATTGAATTTCTCGGTGAGACCTTCCCTGATCTTGTTCAGGGTGGCTTTATCCATGTCGTGGATACGGATGAAAACGTGACGCATATTTTCCTGCTCCGGTTCGTAGGAGGTCAGGATGGACATTACCCGACCGCCGTTGTCCTTGAGGTAGTCAAGTACGCCGTTAAGGGACCCCGGCTCATTGGAAAGGGCCAGACCGACCTGCACGCCGCCGTCCAGCACACCGGTTATGGAGATCAGCACCTTGAAAACATCGGTGTTGGTGATGATGCCTACGGGTTTGTTTTCCGCATCAACAACCGGGATACCGCCGATCTTATTTTCTTCCATGACCACTGCGGCTTTTTCCACGGTATCTTCAACAGAAACGGTGATCACCTTGCGGGACATGATGTCCTTGATCTTGATTTCCGAGAGCAGGTAGTAAAGCTCATGCATATCAAGGGTAGTGGCCTTGGAGGGGGATGCTTCCTTGATGTCGCGGTCTGATACTATGCCCACCAGCACGCCGTCTTCGTCCACAATGGGCAGCCTGCTGATGTCGTTATCCTTGAGCAGCTTGGCGGCTTTCATCATGGAACGGTCGTGGGTGACAGTGATTACGTCCTTGGACATCCAGTTTTTAACCAGCATATGGAACCTCCTTGGGGCCGACGGCCTGTGCTATGTCTATAAGATGCTAAACTTCTCCATTTTCCTACTATATGATTATATAAACAAAGGACTGCGGTCAATCTTCGCTTACTAAAAAAGCAGTGATCCTACATTTTTGCAGCAGAATTTAATTCTTGCACCCTTCCTTGCGCCCTGCCTTACGAAAGAACAGCCCCGGCTTGATGGCCTGATGGTCACAGCGCAGTACCGCCTGCGTGCCGGAATGGATAACATCTTTGGGTTCACCGTTGGTGGCTTCAAAAGAGTAGCTGCCCGCTGTGATGAGCGGCCTTTCCAGACCGGGGACGATCAGCTGCACGTCGCAATCTTCTTCCCAGCGGGCTTTGACTGAAAGGAGCCAGCTGCCGTCTTCGCGCTGTTCCAGAACACGTCCCACCACGGGCTTGCGTTCCTCCTTGCTTGGTGGCTGGGCAATGGTGCTGGGGCCGGATTTCTTGAAGAACGCGGTGGTCAGCGGACGGGTGGCGGCGTTGGTCAATTCATCCATGGCGTTTCCGGGCAGCGGTCCGCCCTCCTTGGCCTTGTCGATGACTGTACGGTACACATCCACCACCTGTGCAAGATAAGAAGAACTCTTGGTTCGGCCCTCGATTTTAAGGGAAGCAATGCCCAGTCTGGCCAGCATGCGCACGTAATGAACCAGGCAAAGATCCTCGGCTGCGAAAAATTCTGTATAACCGTCATGCTCCACCGCTTCCCAGACATCCTGACCGGGCCGGGTCTTTTCTTCCACGCGCAACCCGGTGGCCTTGTATTCAAAACGGCAGGGATGGGTGCAGCGGCCCATGTTTGCGGAACGGTCATTGAGCCATGCACTGAGAAAACACCTTCCGGAAATAGCCATGCACATGGCCCCGTGCACGAACATCTCCAGCTCCATATCCGGGCATTTTCCGGCAATGTCGGTCACGTCGGCTGCGGAGAGTTCACGGGCGAGGTTGACCCTTGCGGCCCCGAATTTCTGCCAGAATTTTGCGGCCTCGCTGTTTCCGGTATTGGCCTGCGTGCTGATATGCACCGGGATATCGGGCAGGATTTCCGAAGCAAGCATGAGCACACCGGGATCGGCAATGATCATCCCGTCCGGCGGGCACTGGGCCAGCTTTTCCAGATCGGCGCGGACCTTGGCGAGATCCTTTTCCTTGGGATAGGCATTGACGCAGAAATAAGCCTGAACATTATTCTTGCGGCAGAGTTCAAAGGCTGCGGGCAGTTCTTCCCATTTGAACCCGGCCCCGGCGGAACGCAGGTTCAAATCCCCTGCTCCGAGATATACGGCATCCGCGCCGTAGGTGACGGCGGTTTCAAGCTTTTCCATGTTCCCGGCCGGGCAGAGCAGTTCCGGCATAGCATCAAGGATCGGGCGGGCAATATCAGGGTTATCGGATTTTTCTTCTGTGTAGGTCATATCGGTTGATTCGAATAATGATTGTTAAATTTTAAGTCCTCTGGACTGCCTGAAGGCTTTAAGTCCGTCAAGCACGCTGTGGTGCACAAACAGGCCCCCGGCCCCCTTGCCGAGCTGGATATCCGGCTTCACATAGCCGTGGAAATCCGAACCGCCGCTGGGCAGCAAATCATATTTGCGGGCCAGACGCTTGACGCGGTCAGTCATATCAATGGTGTGGGAGCTGTAATAGACTTCAATCCCCTGCAAACCCATTTCCTTTAAACGGGCCACTTCCCGGTCCAGCACATCGTCATCGGTGCTCAGCAAGTATGGGTGGGCAAGTATGGGGGTCGCATCGGTTGAGCGCAACAGCTCGAATGCATCCTCGGCCACCAAATTGTCTTTGGGAAAATATGCCTTGCCGTTCTTGCCCAGATAGTCATTGAAAGCCTCATCAAAACTCTTCACATATCCCTTCTGCATCATAATCCGGGCCATATGCGGTCTGCCGATGGTTCCGGCGGCCTGACCCTGCACTTCTTCCATGGTTATGTCAAAGCCGAGTTTCTGCAGGTTGGAGACCACTGTTTCATTACGAATTATGCGTCTGTTGCGCACCTCATCAAATACGCGCTTGAGCCGCTCCGAATAGGGGTCCACCCACAGGCCGACAATATGCAGTACCCCGACCTTGCTTTCCACGCCAAGCTCGCAGCCGGGAACGACTTCAATTCCGGCTTTTACCCCGGTCTCAAGGGCTTCGGGCAGACCTTCCATGGTATCGTGGTCGGTGAGGGCTATGGCGGTAAGTCCGGCCTGTTTTGCAGCGCGGACAAGCTCAGCTGGGGTAAATGTTCCGTCTGAGGCGGTAGAATGGGTATGCAGGTCGATGGCAGACATAAAAATCTCCGATAACAGCTCTTAGAAATGCGGGGTTGAGGAATTTGTTTTCTATAGTTATAGGGTAGTGATCAAACAATGCGCAAGGAGTACCTTCATGACTCTTAATAAAGAATTGATCGATATTCTCGTCTGCCCCAAGTGCAAAGGCGAGCTTGAACTTCTTTCCGGTGAAAAAGGGCTTGGATGCGAAAGCTGCAAAGTCGTCTACCCGGTAAAGGATGAAATCCCGATCATGCTTGTTGACGAAGCCGTTCCCGCTGATAAGTGGGAAAACAAATAATCAAAAATACAAACAGTGCGGAGCCCGGCCTCTTTCGGCTGCCCGCAAACAAAACAGGAGTTTCCATGTCCCAAGCCAAAGACGGCGACAAAATCCGCGTCCACTATGCCGGTTCCCTCGAAGACGGAACCGAATTTGATTCCTCTTACAAAAGAGGCGAGCCTCTTGAGATCGTTCTCGGTCAGGGCATGCTGATCAAGGGTTTTGAAGACGCCGTCAAAGGTCTCTCCGCCGGCGAAAAAGTAAAAGCTACCATCAGCCCCGAAGAAGGCTACGGCCCCTACCACGAAGAGCACACCTTTGAAGTGGACCGCAACCAGATTCCGCCGGAGATCAACCCCGAAGTGGGCATGATGCTTCAGGTCAACACCGATCAGGGTGTTACCAACGTAACCATCAAATCTGTATCCGATGAAAAAGTTGTCCTCGACGGCAACCACCCCCTCGCAGGGCAGACCATGATCTTCGAGATCGAACTGCTTGAAATCCTGTCCTAATTCTCACGGGCCTTGCGCCCTGCTTAGGAAGATCAATCCCCCGCATGATTATTCATGTGGGGGATTTTTATTTATATCAGCATCTTAAGACATTAAATCTAAATTTTTCTGTAAAATTTTATTTTTCCAATGTTGACAACCTAAACTGGATGCATATTTCTACTGCAGACGAATAGAACAGGAGGTTATTTATGGTTATCGACTTTGGTTCATTCTATAACTTTCCGTATGAGTTTGATAAAATATTCAGTGACGTCTTTAATCCTCACCACCACAACAGGAGAAAAGCATCATATCCTCCGCTGAACATCAGCGAAGATGGAAGAAACATATATATTCGTGCGGAAGTTCCGGGAATTTCCATTGAAGACATGGAAATCACCATTACTGCTAAAAATCTTACACTTAAGGGAGAACGCAAACTTCCAGAAGGAAGATATTTCAGACAGGAAAGACCTTCCGGTGCATTTCAAAGAATCATTTCTATCAACACTACTGTTGACGTGGACAATGTCTCTGCTTCAGCAAAAGACGGAATATTAAGTATTGTTCTTCCCAAAACAGAAGCTTCAACACCCAGAAAAGTTGACATTGCTGTAGAATAAAGGAGGTTCAATATGAGTGAAGAAAGAAAGATGGAACAATTCAGCCCCGCAACCGATATCGTTGAAAGTGAACAGGGCTTTTACATGTATGTGGACCTTCCCGGCGTAAGCAAAGAAGAGCTTGGTATCGACCTTGACGAAAACACTCTCATTGTTTCAGGCAAGGCAGCTGCCGCCCTCGGCGAAGGCGAAAAGTTCATCGATCAGGAATTCTGCGAAGGCCAGTACGCCCGCAGATTCACCATTGCCGATATTGTGGACCGGGAAAACATCAAAGCCAATTTGAAAAACGGCGTGCTGGAACTCTTCCTGCCTAAAATGCCGGAAGTCCAGCCCCGAAAAATTAATATTACCAGCGAATAAAATTCCTCACTCCTTCACACCATACACCCCTCACGAGAAAGGCTCCCTTTACCACGGGGAGCCTTTCTCATTCTGTCTATAAAATACCATCTGCGGCGCAAAATGAATTGCTGGGGTGCTGCGAAGCCTACCTGACGCCCTGTTCGTTTAAAAACTTTCCAAAATCCTTATCTGTCTTCAAAATATGATCCCGCAGCCAGTCGGCAAGAAACTTGAAAACCTTGACCGGTTCAATCTCATTTTCCGAACGGACAAAATTATGCAGGGTCTTAGCTTTGATGGCAAACTCGTCATGCATTTTCAAGTGTCCCTCAGAAGCAGGATACCCGTGCTCCTTCATCAGTTTTTCTTCCGTTCCAAAATGGGCCGCTGCGTAGGCATTCATATCCTTCACCAACTCAACAAGAACTTTTTCTTCTTCCATATTCTTTATAGAGTCATAAGCCTTATTGATCATGCCGATAAGCTGCTTGTGCTCGCTGTCAATCAACTCAACTCCGACAGAATAACTGTCATCCCATTCCAGAATAGGCATAACTGCTCCTTTACCTTCAAAATTTGTTTTCGCAACCAGACTTCAAAACAATACTTTCCCATATCACGTTTGGACTAGAAAAACACTATTTCCTGACGACTTTGGTTTGCCCGCAAAGGACGTTTCTGGTAAACCGCAATAAACCCTTCCAAGGAGGAAACAAAACATGAAAATCTTCAAAATATTACTTGCCAGCGCACTTTTATGCGCAACCATTTTTGCCGCAACCGCCAATGCTGCCGGAAACACAGTTTTCGTAAAACTGCAGACCAGCATGGGCAACATCGTACTCGAACTCGATAAGGAAAAAGCTCCCGGCACCGTGGAAAACTTCCTGCGCTATGTGAATGAAGGCCACTACAGCGGAACCATTTTTCACCGCGTCATCGACGGTTTTATGATTCAGGGCGGGAACTTCGATAAAAACATGAAAAAAAAGCCCACCCACGCACCCATCAAAAACGAAGCCCGCAACGGCCTGTATAACGACAAATATACAATTGCCATGGCCCGCACCAATGCTCCCCACTCCGCCACCGACCAGTTCTTCATCAACGTGAAGGACAACGCCTTCCTGAACTTCAAGTCCGAATCCGGTTCCGGATGGGGCTACGCTGTTTTCGGCAAGGTCATCGGCGGTAAGAAAGTGGTAGATAAAATCGCCAAGACCGTGACCTTCCGCAAAGGCCACTTCAATGACGTTCCGGTTAAGCCCATCACCATTATCAAGGCTGAAGTGCTTAAGCAGTAAACGCAACACACCCTGATTTTACAATACCCTGCCGCAATGCGGCGGGGTATTTTAGCATTTAGGAGGTTCATGTGCGAAATTATTCCAACGTGTCCTATTTCACCACAGCTCTCATCCGTAGATTGCTCATAGCCGCGCAAAGCCAATACACTGACAACAGCAGGCTCTTCTATCAGTTCGGCAACGCAGAAGCGCAACTCAAAGATTTAGAGCAGCTCAAGGAAAGACCGGAATTATCCCTTGAACAGGTACTTGAAGACAAGCAGGAACAGTTTGCCCAGGAACTCAATAATAAAACTTTTCTCTACTCCCTACTAAAGGAAAAAGACAAAAAAGACTTACTGCTCGACCTTTCCGCCTACGCCCTTTTAGGCAGGCGGCGCGTCAAACTTCCGTATTACGGTGAAAACAACATCAGGCTACGCAACGATCTTGTAGCCAGGCACGAGCAGGCTGCACTTGCCGATCCGGAATTATTAGAGGCCGTCAGAAAAAAATGGTTTACCGACCTCTTTTCACTCTTCCAATACACACACAACGGCTTCGACTTTAAACTGTACACAATATCTGAAGAATTATTCAGGCACAAACACAATCCATCATACACAGTCACCGGCGAGAGCCTGAATGTCGCTGTAAGCGAAGGTGATATAGTTCTGGACTGCGGTGCAGCCTTTGGAGATGTTTCCCTGCAGTTCGCGGAAAAAATCGGTGAATCCGGCCATGTGTACTGCTATGAACCGTACCATCTGTTTCTCAAAGTGTACGAACAGAACATGCTGATGAATCCGGAACTGGCCGCCAGAACAACCCTCATAGACAAAGGTGTCTGGCATGTTGACGGAGAAACATTATCCTTTACGGAAGAAGCAGGAAATTCCCGCATAGACGAGGGCAGCCATTCATCATTCAAAATAACAACAACCACCATTGATGAAACTGCCTCCAAACTCAACTTATCCCGTGTTGATTTCATAAAAATGGATATCGAAGGTGCCGAACTGAATGCCTTGAGAGGGGCTGTAAACACTCTGAAAGAATTCAGGCCCAAACTTGCCATATCCCTCTACCACAACCCCGAAGACTTTTACACGATTCCATTTTTCCTTAATTCATTATACTTGGGCTATGAATTTTCAATCAATCATCACGACACGAATGAATGGGAAACTGTTCTATACGCTAAAGTTAAAAACTAAACCGGAGGAAATGCCATGCGTCATAAAAATACAATCGTTCTCGCTTTCGTACTCGCCGCAGCTTTTACCATGAGCGGATGCCAGTCCGCATACTACAAGACCATGGAAAGCTTCGGCTACCATAAGCGCGACATCCTCGTTTCCAACGTGGAAAAGGCCCGGGAGTCACAGGAAGAAGCCAGCGAGCAGTTTAAGAGCGCACTGGATAAATTCAGTGCCCTGACAGGATTCCACGGCGGCGACCTTCAGGAGACATACGAACGCCTCAACGATGAATACGAGGCCAGCGAAGCCGCAGCAGCGGATGTGCGTAAAAGAATAGATGCTGTTGAGCAGGTCGGGGAAGACCTTTTCGATGAATGGAATACGGAACTTGACCAGTACACCAGCAGAAAACTGCGTAACGAAAGCCGGGTCAAGCTCTCCAAAACCAAAAGCAAGTTCAAAAGGCTGCTCTCAGCCATGCGCAAGGCAGAAAAGAAAATCGATCCTGTACTCAATGTCTTCCGCGATCAGGTCCTCTACCTGAAACATAACCTCAATGCGCAGGCCATTGCTTCCCTCAAGTCCGAGCTGACCACCCTTGAAGCCGACATCGGACGCCTGATCAAGGAAATGCAGCGTTCCATTGATGAAGCTGACGCTTTTATCAAGGAATTGAAGAAAAATTAAGAATGCCTCCGGCGGCCCTTCGGGGACCAAAGAACCCTTTTGAAAAAGGGTTCTCTGGACTCTCCTAAAACTTTTATTAGGCTTCGCCGCTTTGCTTGGCAGATCATCATTAAACGAAAAAATCCCCGGCACTTAAAGTACCGGGGATTTTTTTCGCGCTTGTTAAGTCTTTTGCAGCGAAAAACGGCTAACCGTTAACCACCTGCAGCTGTTTTTTTACAAATTCCAGTTCGTCTTCAGATTTACTTCCGGCCATTTCAGCCAGTGCCTGAGCACAGAATGTAAGCATTACATCCGTATCCAGCCCCAGAAGGATGGAACCGTTAGATACGATGCAGGTCTCGCCCTGATCTTCCATCAGGTAAGCCCTTCTGTCGCGCTCCTCACCATTTCTGGTTGCAATGGAATAACCTGTGCGCCCCTTCTCGGTACTGTAAATCTTTTCAGATACCAGCTCCCCGCTGTCCTCGTTGTAATTGAGGGATTCACTTTCAAGCTTTCCGATAAAGGAAATCTGGCCGCCGAAATCATTTTCCAGAGTCACCCTTTTCAGGGCAGCTGACTTTTTCATGATCCTTGTCCACCACTTTTTTCAAATGGGCAGTTTCAGTTGCTCAGGACCGTCCTTATCTCCCTTTTCCTTCTTCGGAGCCGTCTGCAGGCCGGATTCAATATATTCCAGCAGGGAACTTTCCGGCACACGCCACTGGCTGCCGACCTTAATTCCTCGAATCTTCCCCTCCTGAACCAGCCTGTAGGCCGTTCTGGGATGGATTCTCAGCGTGTCGGCAATCTCTCGAACCGTGTATAGCGTAGGCGAGGGAGTCAAAGCCTTGTCCTGATTTTTCAAAATTACACTACGATGTAGCCCTTATGACACTATTTGTCAAAAAATGTCAAAGAAATGCATTCATGTCTCTTTATTTCTGCCACAATACTCCAACAAGCATCAAATCAACCGAAATTACAGCAAAAATAACCCCGCCCCCCCTTGCAAATGAAAACCGTCTGCAAAGATTCGTTGAAAATATTTTCCATTTTTTTCTTAAAAGAACGGAAAAAAGCCCCTCCGGAACGTATCCGGAAGGGCTTTTGACAGGTCTCTATACGGCTGCTTCTAGAATCTCAGCCGCTCATCGCGAGGCCAGTAGCCGTTATAATCGTAGCAAAGATACACGGTGAACTTCCGGGCCTTTTTGCCGCGAAAGGTCGTCTGAATATGAATGGGGGAGCTGACCCGTTTGAACATCTTCACCATTTCCGGGTCCGGTTCTTTCTTGAACTTCTTCATCACATAGATGCAGTCCCAGCCGATTTTATCCTCAGGACCGGGCCAGAGGTCATACTGGTTCATGCGCCGGTCGATCCACGCACAATAGGTGCGCGGCTGTCCGGGCACATAAAAAGCCAGAGCGGCGGTCATATCGTACAGCTCACTCATGATGAAGACCTTAGAGGGATCTTTGAACTGGGTCTTTTCCAGCTCCACTACCTGCTGACCGAGATCAGTCCAGCCCTTTAAGCGGTGGGTGGGATTGAGATGGTCCGGCAGGGGAACAAGGTTCTGGAAATGAAGGACCACAAAAATCACAAGGCTCAAGGTAGCCCACAGGGAACGGAAACGTCCTCTGCGCGCCCAGAAGCTCTCAAATGCGAATCCGGCAATCATCACCCCGGCAACGTATGAAATAACCGCCCAGTTGCCGAGAACCTTGGTGTGAAAACTCCACAGGAAAAAGAAAATCCAGACCGGAAGGAAGAACACGGAAAGCAGCGCGCTCTGCCTGTGGTTCAGGTTCATCCGGTTGCGTCCTTTGCCTTTGAGAACAAAGAACAAAGCGGCAAAACCGCCGATAAACATGAAGGCCAGCCACCACGGAGTGGCCATGCCCACCTGCTCCCCGGCAAAGGGCAGGAAACGGTCAAAACGCAAAAACTGCGTAGCCTCTTTACCTGAAGCACCGATCAGATGGAGAACATGTTTGTAGCCCACAAAATCGTTCTGCATGTTCCAGATCAGGGTGGGCAGGAAACCGATAAAAATACCGCCGGACAGAGAAAGGAGCAGCTTGCGCCAGAATCCGCGCGGCAGCCTTTCCCGACGCATGAGCAGCAGACCGTACATGACCGAAAGACCGGCAAAACCGAGCATG encodes:
- a CDS encoding Trm112 family protein; protein product: MTLNKELIDILVCPKCKGELELLSGEKGLGCESCKVVYPVKDEIPIMLVDEAVPADKWENK
- a CDS encoding helix-turn-helix domain-containing protein, which codes for MKNQDKALTPSPTLYTVREIADTLRIHPRTAYRLVQEGKIRGIKVGSQWRVPESSLLEYIESGLQTAPKKEKGDKDGPEQLKLPI
- a CDS encoding PHP domain-containing protein, which gives rise to MSAIDLHTHSTASDGTFTPAELVRAAKQAGLTAIALTDHDTMEGLPEALETGVKAGIEVVPGCELGVESKVGVLHIVGLWVDPYSERLKRVFDEVRNRRIIRNETVVSNLQKLGFDITMEEVQGQAAGTIGRPHMARIMMQKGYVKSFDEAFNDYLGKNGKAYFPKDNLVAEDAFELLRSTDATPILAHPYLLSTDDDVLDREVARLKEMGLQGIEVYYSSHTIDMTDRVKRLARKYDLLPSGGSDFHGYVKPDIQLGKGAGGLFVHHSVLDGLKAFRQSRGLKI
- a CDS encoding peptidase U32 family protein, with amino-acid sequence MTYTEEKSDNPDIARPILDAMPELLCPAGNMEKLETAVTYGADAVYLGAGDLNLRSAGAGFKWEELPAAFELCRKNNVQAYFCVNAYPKEKDLAKVRADLEKLAQCPPDGMIIADPGVLMLASEILPDIPVHISTQANTGNSEAAKFWQKFGAARVNLARELSAADVTDIAGKCPDMELEMFVHGAMCMAISGRCFLSAWLNDRSANMGRCTHPCRFEYKATGLRVEEKTRPGQDVWEAVEHDGYTEFFAAEDLCLVHYVRMLARLGIASLKIEGRTKSSSYLAQVVDVYRTVIDKAKEGGPLPGNAMDELTNAATRPLTTAFFKKSGPSTIAQPPSKEERKPVVGRVLEQREDGSWLLSVKARWEEDCDVQLIVPGLERPLITAGSYSFEATNGEPKDVIHSGTQAVLRCDHQAIKPGLFFRKAGRKEGCKN
- a CDS encoding DUF2959 domain-containing protein gives rise to the protein MRHKNTIVLAFVLAAAFTMSGCQSAYYKTMESFGYHKRDILVSNVEKARESQEEASEQFKSALDKFSALTGFHGGDLQETYERLNDEYEASEAAAADVRKRIDAVEQVGEDLFDEWNTELDQYTSRKLRNESRVKLSKTKSKFKRLLSAMRKAEKKIDPVLNVFRDQVLYLKHNLNAQAIASLKSELTTLEADIGRLIKEMQRSIDEADAFIKELKKN
- a CDS encoding peptidylprolyl isomerase, which codes for MSQAKDGDKIRVHYAGSLEDGTEFDSSYKRGEPLEIVLGQGMLIKGFEDAVKGLSAGEKVKATISPEEGYGPYHEEHTFEVDRNQIPPEINPEVGMMLQVNTDQGVTNVTIKSVSDEKVVLDGNHPLAGQTMIFEIELLEILS
- a CDS encoding bacteriohemerythrin; this translates as MPILEWDDSYSVGVELIDSEHKQLIGMINKAYDSIKNMEEEKVLVELVKDMNAYAAAHFGTEEKLMKEHGYPASEGHLKMHDEFAIKAKTLHNFVRSENEIEPVKVFKFLADWLRDHILKTDKDFGKFLNEQGVR
- a CDS encoding Hsp20/alpha crystallin family protein — its product is MVIDFGSFYNFPYEFDKIFSDVFNPHHHNRRKASYPPLNISEDGRNIYIRAEVPGISIEDMEITITAKNLTLKGERKLPEGRYFRQERPSGAFQRIISINTTVDVDNVSASAKDGILSIVLPKTEASTPRKVDIAVE
- a CDS encoding Hsp20/alpha crystallin family protein, translating into MSEERKMEQFSPATDIVESEQGFYMYVDLPGVSKEELGIDLDENTLIVSGKAAAALGEGEKFIDQEFCEGQYARRFTIADIVDRENIKANLKNGVLELFLPKMPEVQPRKINITSE
- a CDS encoding peptidylprolyl isomerase; protein product: MKIFKILLASALLCATIFAATANAAGNTVFVKLQTSMGNIVLELDKEKAPGTVENFLRYVNEGHYSGTIFHRVIDGFMIQGGNFDKNMKKKPTHAPIKNEARNGLYNDKYTIAMARTNAPHSATDQFFINVKDNAFLNFKSESGSGWGYAVFGKVIGGKKVVDKIAKTVTFRKGHFNDVPVKPITIIKAEVLKQ
- a CDS encoding CBS and ACT domain-containing protein, with the translated sequence MLVKNWMSKDVITVTHDRSMMKAAKLLKDNDISRLPIVDEDGVLVGIVSDRDIKEASPSKATTLDMHELYYLLSEIKIKDIMSRKVITVSVEDTVEKAAVVMEENKIGGIPVVDAENKPVGIITNTDVFKVLISITGVLDGGVQVGLALSNEPGSLNGVLDYLKDNGGRVMSILTSYEPEQENMRHVFIRIHDMDKATLNKIREGLTEKFNLLFWVRDSVHGLTS
- a CDS encoding FkbM family methyltransferase, with the translated sequence MRNYSNVSYFTTALIRRLLIAAQSQYTDNSRLFYQFGNAEAQLKDLEQLKERPELSLEQVLEDKQEQFAQELNNKTFLYSLLKEKDKKDLLLDLSAYALLGRRRVKLPYYGENNIRLRNDLVARHEQAALADPELLEAVRKKWFTDLFSLFQYTHNGFDFKLYTISEELFRHKHNPSYTVTGESLNVAVSEGDIVLDCGAAFGDVSLQFAEKIGESGHVYCYEPYHLFLKVYEQNMLMNPELAARTTLIDKGVWHVDGETLSFTEEAGNSRIDEGSHSSFKITTTTIDETASKLNLSRVDFIKMDIEGAELNALRGAVNTLKEFRPKLAISLYHNPEDFYTIPFFLNSLYLGYEFSINHHDTNEWETVLYAKVKN
- a CDS encoding glycosyltransferase family 39 protein — encoded protein: MSSLNDSFKSKPVIWAVAIILLSTFARIWFLGTGQLNLVQDEAQYWDWTRHMQLTYYSKGPLIAWIIGLWTSVFGNTEFGVRFGSVVGSFLTQIVLFWGMARMWQRPIAAVWTLIIYNSMPVFLALGILMTTDNPFILCWSCALFALYKASLPHPPGLERDSNESRTKPFVALTFFFGLGILAKYTMLGFAGLSVMYGLLLMRRERLPRGFWRKLLLSLSGGIFIGFLPTLIWNMQNDFVGYKHVLHLIGASGKEATQFLRFDRFLPFAGEQVGMATPWWLAFMFIGGFAALFFVLKGKGRNRMNLNHRQSALLSVFFLPVWIFFFLWSFHTKVLGNWAVISYVAGVMIAGFAFESFWARRGRFRSLWATLSLVIFVVLHFQNLVPLPDHLNPTHRLKGWTDLGQQVVELEKTQFKDPSKVFIMSELYDMTAALAFYVPGQPRTYCAWIDRRMNQYDLWPGPEDKIGWDCIYVMKKFKKEPDPEMVKMFKRVSSPIHIQTTFRGKKARKFTVYLCYDYNGYWPRDERLRF